In Dermacentor silvarum isolate Dsil-2018 chromosome 10, BIME_Dsil_1.4, whole genome shotgun sequence, the genomic stretch GGCGTAAGAATCCGCGTGTGCATAAGATGGGCTGGTCGATAAGAATGAACAAAGGTAAAGCCGATAGATATCCTAATCACCCCAGAAGTAaggcagcctttaaatgtaggaAGAACGTGCACGGAACGCGTAACGGTAGGAAGATGACTCGCAGGAGATTGAGAGGAAAGCAGCGCAGGAAAACGCGTGCGCATGAGATGGGTGCGccaaagaaaaagatgaagccagagttaaggcagggacattccaaaccgcccaagaaatgtgctagaggaggaaagaggaagaagcaggccgtacgtagggaagcgtgggagctccgtaaaaggaggaaaaaatAGAACAGGTATAACTGGTATGCCACTAAAGGACTATCATTAGGAATGCCCTCGGACACTGGAATTGTCAGCTATTACAAATGTGTATAGATACCAAGTTTATTCTTATAGAGTGTTTGGGACGATAAGCATTACaaacaattgagtgcagtgttgtgtgaacagaacaaatggtgaaacgtgcgcgacagtgcagtgaagtgtggtgatgagtggcaagcgaagacgacgcacagaagagcactcaagccacaacgaaagtcaagttcgccgccaaaaagaaggtcaagagaaagcagttttttcagaaaaaactcttgaagaggggagccatgtcatgagtaagacgccgacggcgccataaaagaagacaaggacgatgtgagcggagcgttcggaacggcgcgaggcgcgtgaggcgcgtgaaccgagccataatcgaggcatgtcatgagtaagacgccggaggcgaaataaaagaagacgaggacgatgtgatcggagcgttcggaacggcgcgaggcgcgtgaggcgcgtgaaccgagccataatcgaggcagaagcgaggctgagctggtattatcgacgtggctccgggccaggaaggtcgcatcgccagcaccgcactggcgacgggagacttgggggtctggccgagtccgtgacgttggccgtccacggtgtggccgtcgacctcggcaagttcgggcgaggctcctggacgagctgcagcttctcacggcaggaccaggcaccccagagaggctcccccttctacggcagaccggcacgctcgatgatccccggaacgccacgtcggctctcgggaaaggagcgagacggaagcagcggccgaggacgtcgctaggcctaacccgtcacctctcccggccacgtcagcagcagcgaccgggttatccaggctcccgagaagagcgagttgaaggaccgaccgaaaggcagcaacgaatatacgacggtcgacggagacaccgacattaagaaaggcccaacgagatccccgccgggagaagaccagcaacgaggacgaactccgtaagaacgactttcttgcatcgccacaacagtaggccagtgatgccagactttggggtaggaaaggCCTCGGtctaacggaggcgaagttaaggatatttagtgattcattaggttgtttttgttaacctttatttattcattgtcttttagttctgtgtgcacttgagttttagtttgaggttgttatgtcggccggacggtgcggccgaacggatgcaccacaccacacatcgtagcccagacgaacgggagccctttattgaaggatgtctgtcctatatatacatactatatcgagTGTGGCGCCACATCTTGGCGTCTACAGATAATCGCAGATGAGTGGCGGCACCTGGTGCTATTGCACGACACTACATCTTTCCCTCCCGGGAAGAAACGTATGAATCATTAGAAAGTCCAGTCCGCACAAAGCAATCACAATTGCAGTCACTGTCTGTACACAGAAATCACAAAACAGTCACTATCTGTGTGAACACTCACTGCTGTCAAATCACTGCACGTAATCTTGGAAGCGCACTGGAGGTCTGCGATTTCTCCTTGGCCGGTCAGGCGGTGGCTCGGCATCGAGTCCATTGCCTTCTACCGGTACACTGCACTCCACCGTGCGAGAGCCTGAAGCCAGGGTATGCGGTTGCGAACCTTGcggctgtggtgggctcggcgGCACGGGTAGTGGTACAGGGCGTGAGGGAGACGCAAGTTGATCAGCGGAACTCGCTTCCTGCGTTTGATGCGGACCAGCAGGCGTAGTGATCCAAGTCTTCGATGGTACATCTCTCCTGTGACAGTCTGTCAACGGGGGCATGTCGTGCGCGCCAGAGATGTCTATGTTAGTTCCTTGCTCTGGCGATGCCTCTTTTGGTACCGCTGACAGCTGCGAAGCGTTCCAGGTTCGACCGTCTTCCAGACAGAAAGACCAGCGGCCGATTCTTTTGAGGATTTTCAATGGTGGTCCATAACTTGGAGTGCCCTTTGGTCCGGGAATTGGTTTTTTCACTCGTACGTAGGTGCCCACTTGGAACTTGGGGACCCTAGCAGCTCGCCGTTGATCAGCGTAGGCCTTGCTCTTCCGTTGATGCTCTGCGACTCTTTTCCTGAGCACGCTCATCTCCCGCGATGGATTTGTGCTGAAGTCGGCCGTAGGCTGACCAATTACATCCAGCGATGTTCTCATGTGTCGGCCATGTAGAAGAACGGCCGGTGAGAGACCGGTGGTGCTGTGAGGGGTGGCTCTGTATACTCCCAAGTATTCAGTCACAGTTGCCTTCACTGGGCGCTGCTCCAGCAGGGCCAGTTGAATGTACGACTTCAGTACCCGATTAAATCTTTCCACTAGACCATTTGCCTGTGGGTGGTATACGGCAGAAAAGATGTGCCTGATTCCACGGTCTTCAAGGAAGGATTCAAATTCCCTCGATGTGAACTGTCTGCCGTGGTCAGACACTATCTCTGTCGGGTAACCCTCACGTGCGAAGAGTGAGAGTAGAAACTTCGTCACCGTGCGGGAGGTAACATCAGCACAAAAAGCcacttctggccattttgagaaATAGTCAACTACTGAAATGACGAATCTGCAGTCTGTAGGTGCACGCTCGAAGGGACCAACAATGTCAATAGCTATCTTGTCCCAAGGTTTGTCAGGAAGAGGGATTGGCTGCAGTGGTGTGGGCGAGTTCTTGGCACTTTTGTCCGCGCTCTGACAAATGGCACAACTGCGGATAGTTGTTTCAACGTGTTTGTCTAACCCTGGCCACCAATACTTCTCTCGTAGGCGTTGTTTGGTTTTCACGATACCAGGGTGTGATTCGTGAGCCAGCTGGACAAAAGTGGCTGTGAGCTTGGCGGGGACTACGATGCGCTCAGTACGCAAGAGTATGCCATCAACCACTGTCAACTCCTTTCGGACTTCATAGTAGGGAGTCAGGTTAAGTGCCAGGTTTTTGCGTGGCGGCCACGATGTCTGTACGTAACGGGCAACGTCTTGGAGAGTGCTATCCTCCGCGGTTGCATGCTTCAGTTCATCGTGATGTACACACATTACCAGAGACACTATTTCTTCTTCTGACTCGGGGCCACCTTCAGTGTCTGGAAGAGGTAGCCGGGACAAGGCATCAGCTACCTTGTTGTGCTCACCACGCCTGtactgcatcgtgaagttgtacCGCAGTAACCGTGCAGTCCATCTTGCTATGCGGAGTGGTCGCTGTCCTGTGCCTTGAGAAGAAAGCAGGGCTACTAGAGCTTGGTGATCCGTTTGCAGAGTAACTGGACGACCCCATAGGTACACATGCCATTTCTCTAGAGCCCACAAGCAAGCTAGAGCCTCACGTTCACCAGTCGAGTACTTCCGTTCTGCTTCCGTCAATGTTCGTGACGCGAATGCCACAGTTCGAATGTGCCGACCATCAACTTGTTGCAGTACCGCACCTAAACCATATGCGGATGCATCGGTGGCCACAATGACGGGAAGTGCTGGATCGAACATTTGTAGTACCCTGTGGGAGGCTAGGAGGTTCTTTACTCTTGTAAGACTGTTCTCAGCAGCAGTGTCCCAGATAAAAGGAGTGTCCTTACGAAGAAGTCTGCGCATGGGCTCCACTTCCTCTGCTAGGCGTGGAACAAATCTAGCATAGTATTCTACTAGTCCCAGGAACGACCGGAGCTTGCCAGCATCTGTAGGGGTGGCAGCGTGAACAATGGCGTCAACTTTGGTCTGAAGGGGTGCTACTCCTTCGGCGCTAACGCGGTGACCAAGAAACGAGAGTTCGGATGTGTTGAAAACACATTTGTCATTTAGCTTGAGCCCAGCGTGTGAAATTCGTTGCAGGACTTCCTCTAAGTTCCGCATGTGCTCTTTCTCCGACTTGCCGAAGAtgatgacgtcgtccaggtagcagagaacGCCTTTGCATCCCTGTAGAATTGACGTCATGAGTTGCTGGAATGCTGCTGGTGCTGAGGCTAGgccgaaacatactctcttaaatCGAAAAAGGCCATCGTGCGTTATGAACGCTGTAATATCTCTACTGTCTGGATGAAGCAGAACCTGGTAGTATGCGGAGGCCAAATCCAACTTAGAAAAGTAACGGGCACCGTTCAGGGCATGCAGCAACTCTTCTGTGTGTGGCAGGGGAAAGCTGTcgaccaccacagctttgttAGCTTCGCGGAGGTCCACGCAGATGCgaatgctgccatctttcttgcgaGCTGCAACAATAGGGGAAACCCACTCTGACGCATTTACGCATTCAATGACATCAGCAGAAAGTAGGTTCCTCAGTTCGTCGCTGACTGCTTCTCGCACTGAAAGTGGTAGGCGTCTGAGCTTCTGCGTGACAGGAGCTACCGACTGTTTGAGCTTGACCCGATGCTGGACACCTTTGGCAAGTCCTAGCTCTGGTGAAAACAAGTGTTCGAACTTGGCCCATAATGAAGTAGGCATACCAAACTTGGGTggacccagtggtggcttcgtggTGGGCGGAGACAACTTGTTTGTGTTCTGCGAATGCATTTCGGGGCGTAGGATTTTGGGGCCTTTTGTGTCGACGTTCGGTTCAACGGCCATATTAAGGCAGCGCAATTATGTGCCTACAATCTGGAGACCAAGAGCTTTTACAGCATCAACACCCAGGAGTGATGTTCCACCTGGTGTAACGTGAAACGTTACTACAGCCGTTTCTGATTTGTACGTTACGAGGGCGGTGAACTGGCCATGCACAGGAATTTTCCGACGTGAAAAATCCAGCAACGTTATTTGCGACTTTTTCAGCTCAACTTGGTCTCTGAACCGGCTCCTAAAGTTATGTTCTCCCATTATCGACACAGCTGAGCC encodes the following:
- the LOC119432010 gene encoding uncharacterized protein K02A2.6-like, whose translation is MLPGISPPPPFLVSPGTPAIPWPRWLRLFENFTLASGASELSAARRRALLLHCLGPEGQRIFDALPPPPPSNAPDHPPAHPSAGTAPLQTVTPSATTAAVGTTEIKQADAELAQPPDEYDAAVQALARHFSATCNVRVERHRFRDRRQLHGEPISEFALALRELASSCNFAAQADTNLCDQFVAGVTCPRLRERLLLEGDALTFDRAVEIALLREQVQRESEALGTAPVDRNTNKLSPPTTKPPLGPPKFGMPTSLWAKFEHLFSPELGLAKGVQHRVKLKQSVAPVTQKLRRLPLSVREAVSDELRNLLSADVIECVNASEWVSPIVAARKKDGSIRICVDLREANKAVVVDSFPLPHTEELLHALNGARYFSKLDLASAYYQVLLHPDSRDITAFITHDGLFRFKRVCFGLASAPAAFQQLMTSILQGCKGVLCYLDDVIIFGKSEKEHMRNLEEVLQRISHAGLKLNDKCVFNTSELSFLGHRVSAEGVAPLQTKVDAIVHAATPTDAGKLRSFLGLVEYYARFVPRLAEEVEPMRRLLRKDTPFIWDTAAENSLTRVKNLLASHRVLQMFDPALPVIVATDASAYGLGAVLQQVDGRHIRTVAFASRTLTEAERKYSTGEREALACLWALEKWHVYLWGRPVTLQTDHQALVALLSSQGTGQRPLRIARWTARLLRYNFTMQYRRGEHNKVADALSRLPLPDTEGGPESEEEIVSLVMCVHHDELKHATAEDSTLQDVARYVQTSWPPRKNLALNLTPYYEVRKELTVVDGILLRTERIVVPAKLTATFVQLAHESHPGIVKTKQRLREKYWWPGLDKHVETTIRSCAICQSADKSAKNSPTPLQPIPLPDKPWDKIAIDIVGPFERAPTDCRFVISVVDYFSKWPEVAFCADVTSRTVTKFLLSLFAREGYPTEIVSDHGRQFTSREFESFLEDRGIRHIFSAVYHPQANGLVERFNRVLKSYIQLALLEQRPVKATVTEYLGVYRATPHSTTGLSPAVLLHGRHMRTSLDVIGQPTADFSTNPSREMSVLRKRVAEHQRKSKAYADQRRAARVPKFQVGTYVRVKKPIPGPKGTPSYGPPLKILKRIGRWSFCLEDGRTWNASQLSAVPKEASPEQGTNIDISGAHDMPPLTDCHRRDVPSKTWITTPAGPHQTQEASSADQLASPSRPVPLPVPPSPPQPQGSQPHTLASGSRTVECSVPVEGNGLDAEPPPDRPRRNRRPPVRFQDYVQ